One Brassica napus cultivar Da-Ae chromosome C4, Da-Ae, whole genome shotgun sequence genomic region harbors:
- the LOC106392874 gene encoding katanin p80 WD40 repeat-containing subunit B1 homolog KTN80.2-like, translating into MGWSTLGDLCISEGKFMGCSYYQNSVGIWVSDISQIEPYVIGSVDKKECVEKVLSVLDDQSSERVRSGPRGSSSPDYETKEIKNIYIDCGNSNVAQKPGSSSTSNVNATSTGQTGDKSFIVHSDTGKDSSESGRESITFSKTKQGMLLRPAHVRKTPTKQSVAVQSSTPIQSESDGEKTLDTKAVLDSEESGRKPFDAIDSIIKSITSKFEKALFPESPTDEAKSMLLKPPRVQRSPNTKYNETRWAVSVDSENVDSNQSSLEKSRDTVLEEEFADDRGCNPSEEDANDKIILSKPEQVLSPEKAGDEQKSKYLIT; encoded by the exons ATGGGTTGGTCAACGCTTGGTGACTTATGCATCAGCGAAGGGAAGTTCATGGGTTGTTCATACTACCAAAATTCCGTAGGGATTTGGGTCTCAGATATATCA CAAATTGAACCATATGTCATTGGATCTGTGGATAAAAAGGAATGCGTGGAGAAAGTACTCAGTGTTCTGGACGATCAGTCTTCCGAGAGAGTAAGGAGTGGCCCCAGGGGCAGCTCTTCTCCAGATTATGAGACAAAAGAGATCAAAAACATATACATTGACT GTGGAAATTCAAATGTTGCACAAAAGCCAGGATCATCAAGTACTTCTAATGTCAATGCAACATCTACGGGGCAAACAGGGGATAAGTCTTTTATAGTGCATAGTGATACTGGGAAAGACTCTTCTGAGTCAGGAAGAGAATCTATCACTTTCTCAAAAACGAAGCAGGGCATGCTACTGAGACCAGCTCATGTACGAAAAACGCCAACAAAGCAGTCAGTGGCTGTTCAATCTAGTACTCCGATACAAAGCGAATCGGACGGTGAGAAAACGTTGGATACTAAGGCTGTGCTTGATTCAGAAGAGAGTGGTAGAAAACCATTTGATGCCATTGATTCCATCATCAAGAGTATAACCAGCAAGTTTGAAAAAGCTTTATTTCCAGAATCACCAACTGATGAAGCGAAAT CTATGCTGCTGAAACCGCCTCGAGTGCAGAGATCACCAAATACTAAGTACAATGAGACAAGATGGGCGGTTTCTGTTGATTCTGAAAATGTAGACAGTAACCAAAGTAGCTTAGAGAAATCGAGAGACACAGTCTTGGAAGAAGAGTTTGCGGATGACAGAGGTTGTAACCCGAGTGAGGAGGATGCCAATGATAAGATCATTTTAAGCAAGCCAGAACAAGTTCTATCACCAGAGAAAGCTGGCGACGAACAGAAAAGCAAGTACTTAATTACTTAA